Genomic segment of Coffea arabica cultivar ET-39 chromosome 1e, Coffea Arabica ET-39 HiFi, whole genome shotgun sequence:
TCTAGCACCTCAAATTGGCCTCCCATGAGTCAGTTTTCTTTGGCTTTGAATCCTTGTTATCTTCATGCGTCAATCCCAATTCTATTCAACGTTTTGTTTGGCATCTGCATTTTCACATTCCTTGTATTTTGGTGTACTGTGAATACCTTCTATTTTCAAGGGGTAGAGAATGCTTCGTCTGTCAAGTTGACattaaatgcataaaaaattattcatcaTTGAGTCAAAGTTTAACATCTTTATTAATTTAGTTGGGTActacttaacaaaaaaaaaaaaacttaaagaaATTAATGCTCTGGTCAAATAGGCTGTTATCCGTGGAATTGAGATGGAAATGAGGCTtgagaagattttttttttcttttttgcgcCATTAATGATTTCCCTGATTGTTTGACATGGCTGCCTGAATCGGCGGATTTGTTTCATTCTGCTCATAATTTCACTAAGAAAAAGAAGGGGTTGACCAAAATATTCATAGAAGTAAGAGCACTAAGCACCCAAAAACAGCAGCATAGGATAGGATACCTCCTAGTTCCCGTTCGACAGAAGTTCAAAGTTTTTCTgcgaaaaaagaaggaaaacaattgatttTCAGCAGCATAGAATACTTACTACAGTTCTTGTTCAACTGAAGTTCAAAAGTTTATCGGGATCgaatttaataactatgctttTATGTACAAATTGGATTAAATTACTAGAAACACCCTATGTTTTTGCATATTACCATGCTACTTTTCTAATGTTTTAGAATATTCACGTTACTCATATGTGGTTTTATGCAAAGTAAAAAGTGAGCGAAAAGTGCATCTCTGTATCTAGGCACCATCCTAAAGTGCATATGgtaaaattataatataatatCCACTTGATTCCATATAATTTAACATAAATATCTATTCAGTTCTCATTTGGTTAATACTAGCATTTCAACTAATAGGAAATTGCTTTTCGTCAAGTTTTCCCTTTATATAAAATTATGTGGGGTTATTTGGAAACTTCAAAATGTTAAGAGAGTCATTTGGTAGTATGCGAAACCACATGGGAGTAGTTGGTTATTTAGCCTAAAAAGTTTTGGTTTCCGCATTGACAATTTCCCTAATGGTTTAATATAATAGCATCGTGGAAAGCGCAAAGAAGAAGGATGGAGACAAGTGATCATAGTTATTAAAACCAACCCGGACATCAACCCGGCAAGAGGACCGGGTTGACGGGTCAGTGGTTCAACCGGTGGGTCACTGGTTGAACCGTTGGGTcacaatatataataaaaaatatatataatataattaaataaacatgtaaattataatataagTGCAGAAATTCTTAAATCTCAACAAGTTATAACCTGTTCATAGTTCATAATTCATTTCACACACATAAATAGAAGTATCAAACCATGAAACATAAGTCATAAACGACAAATTCAATACAACCAAACATAAAGTCATGAACATAAACAACACCACAATTATCACTTGAGTAGTTCACTCCATCTATTATTCATGCCCATGGTTCCCAACTTCTGCCAAATTCAATACCACCAAGTTCATTTACATCACAGCCCACATTAAGATCATTTCTTTCAACATTCTCTTCATTATTGGTCTCATCTTCATCTCCAGTgtccaaatcatccaaatttagAGTTTCATCTAcataagtacaaaaatcaatgAATCATTCACTAAATTTGGATAATATTTAGCCAAAAACGAAAAACAAAGAATAAGCAAACATATGGCTCAAAAAAAATAACTCACCACTTTGTCGGCTGATAGCAAATGTAGCTATTTCATTCCTAAAGCTTTCTAATTCAACTGGAGTTAATTGTGAAGGTTCATCATCCAAAATCCAAGTTTCATTGATGCTGAAGTCCTCAAAATCAATAGGATCATAATTTCTACCCCTTGCATTTCTAATGATACAAAACATTAAAACTAGTTAAATAACaaatgtcatcatattaaaacaaaaatctgaTTGCAAAATGTAGTTTACCTTTGTTGTAGTCTTAAATTGTAGTGTACATAAACCAAATCATTTAGTCTTTGATGCTCCAATCTATTTCTCTTCTTTGAGTGGATATGCTCAAATAAACTCCAATTTCTTTCACAGCCAGAAGCACTGCAAGTTTGGCTTAGAACACGTATAGCTAGTTTTTGCAAATTAGGTGCAGTGCTACCATAACATGTCCACCATTCATCTATTgcaataaataaaggaaaaaagtcagattataatattttacaattaaaatcaaatcatcaataaaaatgAAGTTAATTTTTGGGTACCTGGAAGCATGACATCACGATCTCGTATAGCAGAGACTCTACCAAAATCACCTTCAGCTTTACGAAATAATCTCATCTCTCCGGTCAAATTACTCATCAAATCAGGATTTGCATAAGAATATCTCTCAATCACATCCAAAAGTCCTGATGTTGCATGCCTGTGCTTTTCCAAATCAAGAGAATTATATTGATAAGCAGGATTGAGCCAATAACCGGCAGCATGAAGATTTTTGTGAAGCTGACTATCCCATCTTGAATCAATTATTCTTAAGTAAGGATCAActgctttcttttttcttgtgaaTCTTCTCAAAAGCTCTTCTCTGGCTCTATGCATGGCAGCATACAAGTATCCCATAGCAGGCCTTTCATCACTATCAACAATTCTTAGAACTCGAACAAGAGGCTCAGTTAATTGAACTATTAtagcacattctttccaaaaTATAGAATCTAGCACAAGATCCACAAATTTTTTTGCTTTACTCTCCTTAGCATATGCTGATAGAGTCCATTCTTTTGAAGTCACCATAGCTCTTAAAGCATCTTTTTGCACTAAAATACTTTGCAATGCAATGAAATTAGTAGCAAAACGTGTAGGAGCAGGCCGAATAATTTCTCTTCCACCAGTGTGTTTTCTCATCAAATGCAATGGATAACAATGATTATAAatgtattttgttatttttgaagCATGTCCAACCACTTTACTAACCTCATCTAACTTGCCCATATCATGTAGCATCAAATTTAGACAATGAGCAGCACATGGAGACCAATAAAGTGTTGGAAATTCCCTTTCTAATAATCTTCCAGCAGCAACATAATTGGCAGCATTGTCAGTGACGAAGTGTACCACATTTTGCACCCCAACAAATAAAACCACTTCTCTAAACAGCTTATACAACATCTCTGCAGTCTTAGAAGCATCCGAGGCATCAACTGATTTTAGAAAAACAGTTCCTCTAGGGCAATAAGCTAGAAAGTTGATGAGAGTTCTCCTTTGTTGGTCAGTCCATCCATCAGCCATAATAGTACATCCAGTTTCTTTCCAAGTTGTACGAAAGCTATTAACAAAATTCTTAACTTGCTCAACATTTTTTGTCAACAAATAGCCACGCAAGTCATAGAAATTAGGCGCTTTGTAACCAGCTCCAAAAGAACAAGCAGCATCAAACATTATTTGATAATATGCAGAGTTTGCTGCATTGAAGGGGATGGAAGCATCAATCATCCACTTCGCAACTGCCATGTCAACCTTCTCTTTAGCTTCTTTGCTTTGCATCACACTTTTGATGGATGGTTGACCTCCTGGAGTAGCTCTTGGCATAAAAAAAGTTCctattgtttttccttttttgtgctGTTGAagaactttttttccttttgaaactTCAGTAGTAGGAGGTGGTTGAATCTCTTGAATATCTTCTGCATCTTGCATGTATACCTCCTCTTCATGTTGTCTTAGATCTTGACCATATAAATCACTTCCCCTTGAGCGTTCTTTCAAGCTTCTTTTCTTACTTTCCACAGCTTTcaagttttctagcatttcaaatctgatttgttcATCAACCTTCGGACAAGGTGCTGTCTCTCCTTTTACGCCTGCAAGGTGCTGCTTGAATCGATTGATACCACCTCCTCGAATTCTTTTTCCACAATGAATACATACCAAGCACTTAACTTTTTTGTTGGACACAGAATCTTCTCTACAATGGGACCATGCAGGGTCCGTCTTTCCCCTTGTTAGAGGTTGATTTTGAGAATTTGATGTACTAGGTGTTGGTTCTGTACTTGGTGTTTGAGACGGTGTTTCTCCAATAGAGTCCATTACAAATATGAAATatctgaaaaataataaaacatatcttttatttaaaaaaattagctACAGGTTAAGTTCAATGATGCAATTAAACTACTAGAAACTTGCTCACGTGAAAATACGACCGTGTTTTACGACAGGTGAAGTGCCGATCATTGTTTATGAAAAGTAGATAAAGAAGGACTTATAATAGCTGGAGCAGTGGAACCAAATTACTTTATACAAGTCAAACTACGTAgaagaaacaagataagaatCACTAATTGTATAATATTCTATTCATGCAGTGACCTTGGTTAGAAGTTGCAGGATAGCTTCAATTGTTGGAAGGGCAGGGGTAACTCCATTTTTTGTTACGGCTATTGTACCGCAAGAACTGGCAAAACATAAAGCCTTCCTCAACTGATTCTCGTGCTGTGaatattcaagaagaatatttTATCCCAAATGTGTTTTTGCTCTACCCTTACTGATTTAATTCTTCATAGTTGGCAATTACAGAGCATCATAGAATTGCTCCAAGGTTGTTTGTAGCTCATCAGTGAATGAatctaaatttgatttgacaatttgaaaccttaaaAAGACACTGGCAACAATATCTACATTTTGAACTAATATATCAATGACGGGTTCGAGGCAAGTGATTAAATACAGGTAATGAATTTAACCATGTTGAAATTAAATTCTCAGAAGCAAAGAGTATTAAATGGCACTGAAAATTTATGTAACTACACATGTTGAAGTTCGATGCAGAGgaagaagaaataaataatcatccaaaaagaaagaagaaacaaaatattGCCTGCGGTCAGAGAATTCGGAGAGACTTAACTCCTTAAGA
This window contains:
- the LOC113694833 gene encoding uncharacterized protein; this translates as MTACLNNLSALAIVLSALELGSSKFFKEAAAATEAAVATEAAAAVATEAAAATEAPGTRSYHCRYQVLEAAAAAAAAAATEAAATTEAPDSFTDELQTTLEQFYDALYFIFVMDSIGETPSQTPSTEPTPSTSNSQNQPLTRGKTDPAWSHCREDSVSNKKVKCLVCIHCGKRIRGGGINRFKQHLAGVKGETAPCPKVDEQIRFEMLENLKAVESKKRSLKERSRGSDLYGQDLRQHEEEVYMQDAEDIQEIQPPPTTEVSKGKKVLQQHKKGKTIGTFFMPRATPGGQPSIKSVMQSKEAKEKVDMAVAKWMIDASIPFNAANSAYYQIMFDAACSFGAGYKAPNFYDLRGYLLTKNVEQVKNFVNSFRTTWKETGCTIMADGWTDQQRRTLINFLAYCPRGTVFLKSVDASDASKTAEMLYKLFREVVLFVGVQNVVHFVTDNAANYVAAGRLLEREFPTLYWSPCAAHCLNLMLHDMGKLDEVSKVVGHASKITKYIYNHCYPLHLMRKHTGGREIIRPAPTRFATNFIALQSILVQKDALRAMVTSKEWTLSAYAKESKAKKFVDLVLDSIFWKECAIIVQLTEPLVRVLRIVDSDERPAMGYLYAAMHRAREELLRRFTRKKKAVDPYLRIIDSRWDSQLHKNLHAAGYWLNPAYQYNSLDLEKHRHATSGLLDVIERYSYANPDLMSNLTGEMRLFRKAEGDFGRVSAIRDRDVMLPDEWWTCYGSTAPNLQKLAIRVLSQTCSASGCERNWSLFEHIHSKKRNRLEHQRLNDLVYVHYNLRLQQR